A section of the Carassius carassius chromosome 17, fCarCar2.1, whole genome shotgun sequence genome encodes:
- the LOC132160907 gene encoding microphthalmia-associated transcription factor-like isoform X1, whose translation MCQQETSTHMLLQVQTHLESPSKYHIQQTQRQQVKHYLSSALGAKLSPQASTGPGPSQPTEHGMPPGPGASAPNSPMALLTLNCEKEMDDVIEDIISLESSYNDDILGFMDAGLQMTNTIPVSSNLLDMYNTHALPPTGVTINQSCSSNLPAVKRELSVTPAPGMMHIMDKPGSCGTFDTYQRPEGFPVEAEVRALVKERQKKDNHNLIERRRRFNINDRIKELGTLIPKSNDPDMRWNKGTILKASVDYIRKLQKEQQKAKELENRQKRLEHANRHLLLRIQELEMQARAHGLAVVASPSLYSSELVARAIKQEPGMGDCTSDLYPHLPSPDLSRPTTLDLNNGTISYNDSPTEEGEPGVYDSPNKASAKLDMLMDNNLSPVGSSDPLLSSGSPIPSSSSGSSSMDEHENGC comes from the exons GTGCAGACCCACCTGGAGAGCCCATCCAAGTACCACATCCAGCAGACCCAGAGGCAGCAGGTAAAGCATTACCTGTCCAGTGCACTGGGAGCCAAGCTAAGCCCACAGGCCAGCACAGGGCCCGGCCCCAGCCAGCCCACAGAGCACGGCATGCCCCCTGGACCAGGAGCCAGTGCTCCTAATAGCCCTATGGCCCTTCTCACCCTCAACTGTGAGAAAGAG ATGGACGATGTAATTGAAGACATCATAAGTTTGGAATCAAGCTACAATGATGACATTCTAGGATTCATGGATGCAGGACTTCAAATGACTAATACG ATTCCAGTTTCTTCAAACCTGTTGGACATGTACAACACTCATGCTCTTCCTCCAACTGGGGTTACCATTAACCAATCCTGCTCATCTAACCTGCCGGCCGTCAAAAGGGAATTATCCG TTACCCCAGCACCTGGCATGATGCACATAATGGACAAGCCTGGATCATGTGGCACGTTTGACACTTATCAAAGACCTGAAGGCTTTCCAGTAG AAGCAGAGGTCAGAGCCTTGGTAAAAGAGAGACAAAAGAAAGACAACCACAACCTCA TTGAAAGAAGGCGGCGTTTTAatataaatgacagaattaagGAGCTGGGGACATTAATTCCCAAGTCAAATGATCC AGACATGAGGTGGAATAAGGGCACCATACTGAAAGCTTCAGTGGATTATATTAGGAAACTGCAGAAAGAGCAGCAAAAAGCAAAAGAGCTGGAAAACAGACAAAAGAGACTAGAACATGCAAACAGACATCTACTCCTTCGTATTCAG GAGCTTGAGATGCAAGCCCGCGCTCATGGACTCGCTGTTGTAGCCTCTCCCAGCCTTTATTCCTCCGAACTGGTTGCTCGAGCCATCAAACAAGAGCCTGGAATGGGGGACTGCACGTCTGATTTGTACCCACACCTCCCCAGTCCTGACCTGTCCCGTCCCACCACTCTGGACCTCAACAACGGCACCATCAGCTACAACGACAGCCCAACGGAAGAAGGGGAACCGGGGGTCTACGACAGCCCCAACAAGGCCTCAGCCAAGCTGGACATGCTCATGGACAACAACCTTTCTCCAGTGGGCAGCAGTGACCCCCTGCTGTCCTCCGGCTCCCCCATCCCATCCAGCAGCAGCGGCAGCAGCAGTATGGATGAACATGAAAATGGCTGTTAG
- the LOC132160907 gene encoding microphthalmia-associated transcription factor-like isoform X3: MCQQETSTHMLLQVQTHLESPSKYHIQQTQRQQVKHYLSSALGAKLSPQASTGPGPSQPTEHGMPPGPGASAPNSPMALLTLNCEKEMDDVIEDIISLESSYNDDILGFMDAGLQMTNTIPVSSNLLDMYNTHALPPTGVTINQSCSSNLPAVKRELSEAEVRALVKERQKKDNHNLIERRRRFNINDRIKELGTLIPKSNDPDMRWNKGTILKASVDYIRKLQKEQQKAKELENRQKRLEHANRHLLLRIQELEMQARAHGLAVVASPSLYSSELVARAIKQEPGMGDCTSDLYPHLPSPDLSRPTTLDLNNGTISYNDSPTEEGEPGVYDSPNKASAKLDMLMDNNLSPVGSSDPLLSSGSPIPSSSSGSSSMDEHENGC, from the exons GTGCAGACCCACCTGGAGAGCCCATCCAAGTACCACATCCAGCAGACCCAGAGGCAGCAGGTAAAGCATTACCTGTCCAGTGCACTGGGAGCCAAGCTAAGCCCACAGGCCAGCACAGGGCCCGGCCCCAGCCAGCCCACAGAGCACGGCATGCCCCCTGGACCAGGAGCCAGTGCTCCTAATAGCCCTATGGCCCTTCTCACCCTCAACTGTGAGAAAGAG ATGGACGATGTAATTGAAGACATCATAAGTTTGGAATCAAGCTACAATGATGACATTCTAGGATTCATGGATGCAGGACTTCAAATGACTAATACG ATTCCAGTTTCTTCAAACCTGTTGGACATGTACAACACTCATGCTCTTCCTCCAACTGGGGTTACCATTAACCAATCCTGCTCATCTAACCTGCCGGCCGTCAAAAGGGAATTATCCG AAGCAGAGGTCAGAGCCTTGGTAAAAGAGAGACAAAAGAAAGACAACCACAACCTCA TTGAAAGAAGGCGGCGTTTTAatataaatgacagaattaagGAGCTGGGGACATTAATTCCCAAGTCAAATGATCC AGACATGAGGTGGAATAAGGGCACCATACTGAAAGCTTCAGTGGATTATATTAGGAAACTGCAGAAAGAGCAGCAAAAAGCAAAAGAGCTGGAAAACAGACAAAAGAGACTAGAACATGCAAACAGACATCTACTCCTTCGTATTCAG GAGCTTGAGATGCAAGCCCGCGCTCATGGACTCGCTGTTGTAGCCTCTCCCAGCCTTTATTCCTCCGAACTGGTTGCTCGAGCCATCAAACAAGAGCCTGGAATGGGGGACTGCACGTCTGATTTGTACCCACACCTCCCCAGTCCTGACCTGTCCCGTCCCACCACTCTGGACCTCAACAACGGCACCATCAGCTACAACGACAGCCCAACGGAAGAAGGGGAACCGGGGGTCTACGACAGCCCCAACAAGGCCTCAGCCAAGCTGGACATGCTCATGGACAACAACCTTTCTCCAGTGGGCAGCAGTGACCCCCTGCTGTCCTCCGGCTCCCCCATCCCATCCAGCAGCAGCGGCAGCAGCAGTATGGATGAACATGAAAATGGCTGTTAG
- the LOC132160907 gene encoding microphthalmia-associated transcription factor-like isoform X4, with translation MLEMLEYSHYQVQTHLESPSKYHIQQTQRQQVKHYLSSALGAKLSPQASTGPGPSQPTEHGMPPGPGASAPNSPMALLTLNCEKEMDDVIEDIISLESSYNDDILGFMDAGLQMTNTIPVSSNLLDMYNTHALPPTGVTINQSCSSNLPAVKRELSEAEVRALVKERQKKDNHNLIERRRRFNINDRIKELGTLIPKSNDPDMRWNKGTILKASVDYIRKLQKEQQKAKELENRQKRLEHANRHLLLRIQELEMQARAHGLAVVASPSLYSSELVARAIKQEPGMGDCTSDLYPHLPSPDLSRPTTLDLNNGTISYNDSPTEEGEPGVYDSPNKASAKLDMLMDNNLSPVGSSDPLLSSGSPIPSSSSGSSSMDEHENGC, from the exons ATGTTGGAGATGCTAGAGTACAGTCACTACCAG GTGCAGACCCACCTGGAGAGCCCATCCAAGTACCACATCCAGCAGACCCAGAGGCAGCAGGTAAAGCATTACCTGTCCAGTGCACTGGGAGCCAAGCTAAGCCCACAGGCCAGCACAGGGCCCGGCCCCAGCCAGCCCACAGAGCACGGCATGCCCCCTGGACCAGGAGCCAGTGCTCCTAATAGCCCTATGGCCCTTCTCACCCTCAACTGTGAGAAAGAG ATGGACGATGTAATTGAAGACATCATAAGTTTGGAATCAAGCTACAATGATGACATTCTAGGATTCATGGATGCAGGACTTCAAATGACTAATACG ATTCCAGTTTCTTCAAACCTGTTGGACATGTACAACACTCATGCTCTTCCTCCAACTGGGGTTACCATTAACCAATCCTGCTCATCTAACCTGCCGGCCGTCAAAAGGGAATTATCCG AAGCAGAGGTCAGAGCCTTGGTAAAAGAGAGACAAAAGAAAGACAACCACAACCTCA TTGAAAGAAGGCGGCGTTTTAatataaatgacagaattaagGAGCTGGGGACATTAATTCCCAAGTCAAATGATCC AGACATGAGGTGGAATAAGGGCACCATACTGAAAGCTTCAGTGGATTATATTAGGAAACTGCAGAAAGAGCAGCAAAAAGCAAAAGAGCTGGAAAACAGACAAAAGAGACTAGAACATGCAAACAGACATCTACTCCTTCGTATTCAG GAGCTTGAGATGCAAGCCCGCGCTCATGGACTCGCTGTTGTAGCCTCTCCCAGCCTTTATTCCTCCGAACTGGTTGCTCGAGCCATCAAACAAGAGCCTGGAATGGGGGACTGCACGTCTGATTTGTACCCACACCTCCCCAGTCCTGACCTGTCCCGTCCCACCACTCTGGACCTCAACAACGGCACCATCAGCTACAACGACAGCCCAACGGAAGAAGGGGAACCGGGGGTCTACGACAGCCCCAACAAGGCCTCAGCCAAGCTGGACATGCTCATGGACAACAACCTTTCTCCAGTGGGCAGCAGTGACCCCCTGCTGTCCTCCGGCTCCCCCATCCCATCCAGCAGCAGCGGCAGCAGCAGTATGGATGAACATGAAAATGGCTGTTAG
- the LOC132160907 gene encoding microphthalmia-associated transcription factor-like isoform X2, producing the protein MLEMLEYSHYQVQTHLESPSKYHIQQTQRQQVKHYLSSALGAKLSPQASTGPGPSQPTEHGMPPGPGASAPNSPMALLTLNCEKEMDDVIEDIISLESSYNDDILGFMDAGLQMTNTIPVSSNLLDMYNTHALPPTGVTINQSCSSNLPAVKRELSVTPAPGMMHIMDKPGSCGTFDTYQRPEGFPVEAEVRALVKERQKKDNHNLIERRRRFNINDRIKELGTLIPKSNDPDMRWNKGTILKASVDYIRKLQKEQQKAKELENRQKRLEHANRHLLLRIQELEMQARAHGLAVVASPSLYSSELVARAIKQEPGMGDCTSDLYPHLPSPDLSRPTTLDLNNGTISYNDSPTEEGEPGVYDSPNKASAKLDMLMDNNLSPVGSSDPLLSSGSPIPSSSSGSSSMDEHENGC; encoded by the exons ATGTTGGAGATGCTAGAGTACAGTCACTACCAG GTGCAGACCCACCTGGAGAGCCCATCCAAGTACCACATCCAGCAGACCCAGAGGCAGCAGGTAAAGCATTACCTGTCCAGTGCACTGGGAGCCAAGCTAAGCCCACAGGCCAGCACAGGGCCCGGCCCCAGCCAGCCCACAGAGCACGGCATGCCCCCTGGACCAGGAGCCAGTGCTCCTAATAGCCCTATGGCCCTTCTCACCCTCAACTGTGAGAAAGAG ATGGACGATGTAATTGAAGACATCATAAGTTTGGAATCAAGCTACAATGATGACATTCTAGGATTCATGGATGCAGGACTTCAAATGACTAATACG ATTCCAGTTTCTTCAAACCTGTTGGACATGTACAACACTCATGCTCTTCCTCCAACTGGGGTTACCATTAACCAATCCTGCTCATCTAACCTGCCGGCCGTCAAAAGGGAATTATCCG TTACCCCAGCACCTGGCATGATGCACATAATGGACAAGCCTGGATCATGTGGCACGTTTGACACTTATCAAAGACCTGAAGGCTTTCCAGTAG AAGCAGAGGTCAGAGCCTTGGTAAAAGAGAGACAAAAGAAAGACAACCACAACCTCA TTGAAAGAAGGCGGCGTTTTAatataaatgacagaattaagGAGCTGGGGACATTAATTCCCAAGTCAAATGATCC AGACATGAGGTGGAATAAGGGCACCATACTGAAAGCTTCAGTGGATTATATTAGGAAACTGCAGAAAGAGCAGCAAAAAGCAAAAGAGCTGGAAAACAGACAAAAGAGACTAGAACATGCAAACAGACATCTACTCCTTCGTATTCAG GAGCTTGAGATGCAAGCCCGCGCTCATGGACTCGCTGTTGTAGCCTCTCCCAGCCTTTATTCCTCCGAACTGGTTGCTCGAGCCATCAAACAAGAGCCTGGAATGGGGGACTGCACGTCTGATTTGTACCCACACCTCCCCAGTCCTGACCTGTCCCGTCCCACCACTCTGGACCTCAACAACGGCACCATCAGCTACAACGACAGCCCAACGGAAGAAGGGGAACCGGGGGTCTACGACAGCCCCAACAAGGCCTCAGCCAAGCTGGACATGCTCATGGACAACAACCTTTCTCCAGTGGGCAGCAGTGACCCCCTGCTGTCCTCCGGCTCCCCCATCCCATCCAGCAGCAGCGGCAGCAGCAGTATGGATGAACATGAAAATGGCTGTTAG